Proteins encoded in a region of the Bacteroidales bacterium genome:
- a CDS encoding universal stress protein, whose product MEDKLITIATHTYSRAELLKGWLESEGIQCFLKNVNLIQGSAPGGVKVRIHHKDVEKALRLIMLIEQDYKEDDLISEEKIKKVGKILVPVDFSENSKIACNVALGLAEKYNAEIYLFHVYFSHAMEVIPVTDTYSTQINLEHIIKEIETKAQNDIKILASEIKDKLKKENITNVKINYSISLGQPDEEILHMSKTYKPGIIVMGLKGKDKTVKNEAGSVTQSLVKDAKVPVLIIPENISYKNIKDFDNINELMYITDFDDSDYLALRKLMNIVSPLDVKIHCIHIGPDSKNPWDIVKIDQLKEYFKKVQSKIKIECNLIEKEDILKGVKDYIEKNKINIVSVTTHKRNIISKIFSPSITDKLLTKLKIPILVFHSK is encoded by the coding sequence ATGGAAGACAAATTAATTACTATTGCAACTCACACATATTCAAGAGCAGAATTATTAAAAGGCTGGCTTGAATCAGAAGGAATTCAATGCTTTCTGAAAAATGTTAATTTAATACAGGGTTCAGCACCCGGTGGTGTTAAAGTGCGTATTCATCATAAAGATGTAGAAAAAGCATTGCGTCTAATTATGTTGATAGAACAAGATTACAAGGAAGATGATTTAATTTCTGAAGAAAAAATAAAAAAAGTAGGTAAAATATTAGTTCCTGTTGATTTTTCTGAAAATTCAAAAATTGCTTGTAATGTAGCATTAGGTTTAGCGGAAAAATACAATGCTGAAATATATTTATTCCATGTTTATTTCTCTCATGCAATGGAAGTTATACCTGTTACCGATACCTATTCAACTCAAATTAATCTGGAGCATATAATAAAAGAAATTGAAACAAAAGCTCAAAATGATATTAAAATATTAGCTTCAGAAATTAAGGATAAGCTTAAAAAAGAAAATATTACGAATGTCAAGATTAATTATTCAATATCTCTTGGTCAGCCCGATGAGGAGATATTACATATGAGTAAAACATATAAACCGGGAATAATTGTAATGGGATTAAAAGGTAAAGATAAAACTGTAAAAAATGAAGCAGGAAGTGTTACACAAAGCCTTGTTAAAGATGCAAAAGTTCCGGTTTTAATAATTCCTGAAAATATTTCGTATAAAAATATCAAGGATTTTGATAATATTAACGAACTTATGTATATAACTGATTTTGACGATTCTGATTATCTTGCATTAAGAAAGTTAATGAATATTGTTTCACCTTTAGATGTTAAAATACATTGTATTCATATAGGACCTGACAGTAAAAACCCATGGGATATTGTTAAAATTGATCAACTGAAAGAATATTTTAAGAAGGTTCAAAGTAAGATAAAAATTGAATGTAACTTAATTGAGAAAGAAGATATATTAAAAGGAGTAAAAGATTATATTGAAAAAAATAAGATAAATATTGTTTCTGTTACTACTCATAAACGTAATATTATCTCCAAAATTTTTAGTCCAAGTATTACCGATAAATTATTAACTAAATTAAAGATACCAATACTTGTATTTCATTCTAAATAA
- a CDS encoding TetR/AcrR family transcriptional regulator: MTQNQKDTEEKILEAAKEVFIKKGMEGARMQEIADLAGINKALLHYYFRTKEKLFDTVFKLAFSYFVPKITDIMSSEKSLFEKIEVFVDSYISLLINYPYIPRFIINELSRNPDRVVEFIDKITGSSEYRNNLFSKLEIQIQKEIKEGKINFIEPKQLIINMIALCIFPFVGKPIVKGVFFNNDKKIYNEFLKQRKTEVANFIINSIKKK, from the coding sequence ATGACACAAAATCAAAAAGATACAGAAGAAAAAATATTAGAAGCTGCAAAGGAAGTTTTTATAAAAAAGGGAATGGAAGGAGCAAGGATGCAGGAAATAGCTGATTTAGCAGGAATAAATAAAGCATTATTACATTATTATTTCAGAACAAAAGAAAAATTGTTTGATACGGTTTTTAAATTAGCATTTTCATATTTTGTTCCTAAAATAACAGATATAATGAGCTCCGAAAAATCCCTTTTTGAAAAAATTGAGGTTTTTGTTGATTCTTATATTAGTTTGCTCATTAATTATCCGTACATACCAAGATTTATAATCAATGAACTTTCAAGAAATCCTGACAGAGTTGTTGAATTTATTGATAAAATTACCGGTTCAAGCGAATATAGAAATAATTTATTTTCAAAATTGGAAATACAAATACAAAAAGAAATAAAAGAAGGAAAAATAAATTTTATTGAACCAAAACAATTGATTATAAATATGATAGCCCTTTGTATTTTCCCTTTTGTTGGTAAACCAATTGTAAAAGGAGTATTTTTTAATAATGACAAAAAAATTTATAACGAATTTTTAAAACAAAGAAAAACAGAGGTAGCAAATTTTATAATTAACTCAATAAAGAAAAAATGA
- a CDS encoding TolC family protein, with protein MKYLIIFILSVQVVFAQNIDTLNIFQCYDLAIKNYPISKQKEYFINSNNLKIKNISAKYLPQINMSGQATYQSDVTRINVELPFQLKIDIDEPTKDQYKISLDVNQVLFDGGLNKSQKKVENANLNVNIQQVEVKLYKLKEQINKVYFNILLLQETETALKIMNDEIVRKLNIVESGIKNGILLQSNADILKAELLKIEQNIIEINMNKQASINILAELISYEIKKNTYIKLPKIIINDSIIKNRPELTLFEMNKTKLDVYSGLLSKKKMPMLYGFGQLGYGRPGLNMLSNEFDPYYIFGAKLNWNIWDWRQTNREKQILEINKNIIDSEKETFNKNKNIAIQNEDIAITKYNYLIEKDNQIILLRNNITKEAAAQLENGIITSTDYLEKLNAEIQAKINLETHKIQLVKAKIDYLTVKGF; from the coding sequence ATGAAGTATTTAATAATTTTTATATTATCAGTTCAGGTTGTTTTTGCTCAAAACATTGATACTTTAAATATATTTCAGTGTTATGATTTAGCAATTAAAAACTATCCAATATCAAAACAAAAAGAATATTTTATTAATTCAAATAATTTAAAGATCAAAAATATATCAGCAAAATACTTGCCACAGATAAATATGAGTGGACAAGCAACTTATCAATCTGATGTTACAAGGATAAATGTTGAATTACCCTTCCAATTAAAAATTGATATAGATGAACCTACAAAAGATCAGTATAAAATATCATTAGATGTAAATCAGGTATTATTTGACGGAGGATTAAACAAATCACAAAAAAAAGTTGAAAACGCAAATCTAAATGTTAACATTCAACAGGTAGAAGTAAAACTTTATAAATTAAAAGAACAAATAAATAAGGTGTATTTCAATATACTTTTATTACAGGAGACTGAAACCGCCTTAAAAATAATGAATGATGAAATAGTTAGAAAACTTAATATTGTTGAATCAGGAATTAAAAACGGAATTTTGTTACAATCCAATGCCGATATTCTTAAAGCAGAATTATTGAAAATAGAACAAAATATCATTGAAATAAATATGAATAAACAAGCATCAATAAATATACTGGCTGAATTAATTTCTTATGAAATCAAAAAAAATACATATATAAAACTTCCAAAAATTATTATTAATGATTCAATAATTAAAAACAGACCTGAACTTACCCTTTTTGAAATGAACAAAACAAAGCTTGATGTATATTCAGGCTTACTGTCAAAAAAGAAAATGCCAATGTTGTATGGTTTTGGGCAGCTTGGTTATGGTCGTCCCGGATTAAATATGCTAAGCAATGAGTTTGACCCATACTATATTTTTGGTGCTAAATTAAACTGGAACATCTGGGATTGGAGGCAAACAAACAGGGAAAAACAAATACTTGAAATAAATAAAAATATAATTGATTCCGAAAAAGAAACATTTAATAAAAATAAAAATATAGCTATTCAAAATGAAGATATAGCTATAACTAAATATAATTATTTAATTGAAAAAGATAATCAAATAATACTGCTTAGAAACAATATCACAAAAGAAGCAGCAGCACAATTAGAAAACGGTATTATTACTTCAACAGATTATCTTGAAAAACTAAATGCTGAAATACAGGCAAAAATAAACCTTGAAACACATAAAATACAGCTTGTTAAAGCAAAAATTGATTATCTGACTGTAAAAGGCTTTTAA
- a CDS encoding tetratricopeptide repeat protein, with protein MKHLLVLSLCFLFISGYSQEPTEKKDANFYKNEGNTSYKAKDFAKAFENYTQALELLSEENIIDTSLLYNAGYSAYKAKNYGEAVDYFSKCIEYKYKEINSFQNKTVCQLKTKDIDGMEETVLQGLEIYPDDKKLNKYASMCYLKKGLVFYNDGNKIKKAANESGLNKTDTVQFKAEYEKANNKYEEALPIMEKAYNYNQQNKNVLKVLVNIYTNLDMQDKLAKAKSELDALEK; from the coding sequence ATGAAACATTTATTAGTACTTTCTTTATGTTTTTTGTTTATATCAGGTTATTCACAAGAACCAACAGAAAAAAAAGATGCAAATTTTTATAAAAATGAAGGCAATACATCTTATAAAGCTAAAGATTTTGCAAAAGCATTTGAAAATTACACACAAGCATTAGAATTGCTTTCTGAGGAGAACATAATCGACACATCATTACTGTATAATGCCGGGTATTCGGCTTATAAAGCTAAAAACTACGGTGAAGCTGTTGATTATTTTTCAAAATGTATTGAATATAAATACAAAGAAATTAATTCATTTCAAAACAAAACTGTTTGTCAATTAAAGACCAAAGATATTGATGGTATGGAAGAAACTGTTTTGCAAGGACTTGAAATTTATCCTGATGATAAGAAATTAAACAAATATGCTTCAATGTGTTATCTTAAAAAAGGATTGGTTTTTTATAACGATGGTAATAAAATAAAAAAGGCAGCAAATGAAAGCGGATTAAATAAAACAGACACTGTACAATTTAAAGCTGAATACGAAAAAGCTAATAATAAATACGAAGAAGCATTACCTATAATGGAAAAAGCATATAATTATAATCAACAAAATAAAAATGTTTTAAAAGTTCTGGTTAACATATATACAAATCTTGATATGCAAGACAAGTTAGCAAAAGCAAAATCAGAATTAGATGCATTAGAAAAGTAA